A region from the Sulfurimonas sp. genome encodes:
- a CDS encoding flagellar hook-length control protein FliK, which translates to MVAISTKSDSKSTSPLNLSTPSEANETKGTLSFSELLHGAKGKDTKTLQNGALVLALDDKDLEVSSAKTSKEDTLLALLKNDPLDLNPAATKNLTSEELKALIKDAKEYLKHQITQTDGYKKAQIDELPKTLKGLVQLAKKFDIDVSKITVEKVNEHKSLKSIESELLDTDKHTKSEKKSDAKATDIDTPNLKLNTKKEAAQQKNQSQNADIDFNEQSQKVKNEVKTASVSTVKETPLFKAQTQQAVTTEQTLQAREFKTPEPKTAKERADETLKLLLRGEKGQKSDGISKLTSDFSVATARVIAPSATTEAQKSLESLLRGDSSEQNTSKVDGFNAPKADSFEVKLNEAKQMTKYLSQDVKQAIENYKAPFTRIKVQLNPQRLGEVDLTVVQRGKNLHVNITSNNAAINALAMNANDLRAQLNNNGIQNASLNFNSGSDSGQANQQQNHSQNQQASQEYNYFDKEEQNEEVLSSLEIVVPNYA; encoded by the coding sequence ATGGTAGCAATTAGCACTAAAAGCGATTCAAAATCGACATCACCATTAAATTTATCAACTCCTAGTGAAGCAAACGAGACAAAAGGAACACTCTCTTTTAGTGAACTTTTACACGGTGCCAAAGGTAAAGATACAAAAACACTACAAAACGGGGCTTTGGTTTTAGCACTTGACGATAAAGATCTTGAAGTTAGCTCTGCTAAAACAAGTAAAGAAGATACGCTGTTAGCTCTATTAAAAAACGATCCTTTAGATCTTAATCCAGCAGCTACAAAAAATCTTACTTCTGAAGAGTTAAAAGCACTTATTAAAGATGCAAAAGAGTACTTAAAACATCAAATAACCCAAACAGATGGTTATAAAAAAGCTCAAATTGATGAGTTACCGAAAACTTTAAAAGGTTTGGTACAGCTTGCTAAAAAATTTGATATTGACGTATCAAAAATCACAGTAGAAAAAGTAAATGAACATAAGAGTCTAAAATCTATTGAATCTGAACTATTAGATACTGACAAACATACTAAGAGTGAAAAAAAATCAGATGCTAAAGCGACTGATATAGATACACCTAATCTTAAATTAAACACAAAAAAAGAGGCGGCTCAACAAAAGAATCAATCACAAAATGCTGATATAGATTTTAATGAACAGAGTCAAAAAGTAAAAAATGAAGTTAAAACAGCTTCTGTAAGTACTGTAAAAGAGACACCACTATTTAAAGCACAGACTCAACAAGCTGTAACTACAGAGCAGACATTACAAGCAAGAGAGTTTAAAACTCCTGAGCCAAAAACTGCAAAAGAAAGAGCAGATGAAACGCTTAAACTTTTACTTCGCGGTGAAAAGGGACAAAAAAGTGATGGTATTTCAAAACTAACATCAGACTTTTCAGTTGCAACTGCAAGGGTTATTGCTCCAAGTGCGACAACTGAGGCTCAAAAATCATTAGAGAGTCTTTTAAGAGGTGATAGTTCTGAGCAAAATACATCAAAAGTTGATGGATTTAATGCACCAAAAGCAGATAGTTTTGAAGTGAAGTTAAACGAAGCTAAACAGATGACTAAATATCTTTCACAAGATGTTAAACAGGCAATCGAAAATTATAAAGCACCCTTTACAAGAATTAAAGTTCAACTTAACCCGCAAAGATTAGGTGAAGTAGATTTGACTGTAGTTCAGCGTGGTAAAAACTTACATGTAAACATAACATCAAACAATGCTGCAATCAATGCACTTGCTATGAATGCAAATGATCTAAGAGCTCAGCTAAATAATAATGGAATACAAAATGCTTCATTAAATTTTAATAGCGGTTCAGATAGTGGTCAAGCTAATCAACAGCAAAATCACAGCCAGAACCAACAAGCGAGTCAAGAGTATAACTACTTTGATAAAGAAGAACAAAACGAAGAAGTTTTAAGCTCGCTTGAAATTGTAGTTCCGAACTACGCATAA
- a CDS encoding flagellar hook-basal body complex protein, with the protein MMTQAFYTGISGLKSGQAAIDVEANNIANISTVGFRAYNAEFANLFEDALTAAASGISNSIGIGSKLQSSTMRTETGSFALSDRSTDMALEGDGWFGILDDSGEAMYTRAGSFTFDQNSDLVNPVGEYVLGSMAGNIDLATNSVTNDSQDAPLGDVTQVEKLSFPNTLVYPAEPTTYATFAGNIGTENVARTIGASAIDPEGNRNHLQLTFSNPQITAAGTQWDVVATAESLDGTIIYDTQNGVVNFNSNGSIGSTTLSSINNNGAQVSIDLGSGYTGVASIANTPISSTSSSDGVPAGDLIGYDVNRNAEVVATFTNGKQVSIAQIAVFHFRNNQGLERVSGANFKATTNSGEPFFMQNAQGENIIGAQLATYRLENSNVALEESLTQLIILQRSFDANSKSITTADQMIQKALNMSA; encoded by the coding sequence ATGATGACTCAAGCTTTTTATACGGGAATATCTGGTTTAAAATCAGGTCAAGCTGCAATAGATGTAGAAGCTAATAATATAGCCAATATATCAACTGTAGGATTCCGTGCCTATAATGCCGAATTTGCAAATCTGTTTGAAGATGCTTTGACAGCTGCTGCTTCAGGTATATCAAACAGTATAGGTATAGGTTCTAAACTTCAGTCAAGTACAATGAGAACAGAAACGGGATCTTTTGCACTATCTGATAGAAGTACTGACATGGCACTAGAGGGTGATGGATGGTTTGGTATTTTGGATGATAGTGGTGAAGCTATGTATACTCGTGCTGGATCTTTTACGTTTGATCAAAATTCAGATCTTGTTAACCCTGTTGGTGAATATGTTCTAGGTAGTATGGCAGGAAATATAGACCTTGCTACAAACTCGGTTACAAACGATTCTCAAGATGCACCTCTTGGCGATGTTACACAAGTAGAAAAGTTAAGTTTTCCAAATACTTTAGTATATCCTGCAGAACCAACTACATATGCTACTTTTGCAGGTAATATTGGTACTGAAAACGTAGCACGTACTATTGGTGCAAGTGCTATTGACCCAGAAGGTAATAGAAATCATCTACAACTTACATTTTCAAATCCGCAAATAACAGCAGCCGGGACACAATGGGATGTAGTAGCTACAGCAGAATCTCTTGATGGTACAATCATATACGATACACAAAATGGCGTTGTAAATTTTAATTCAAACGGTTCTATAGGATCAACTACACTTTCATCTATAAATAATAACGGTGCACAAGTTTCTATTGATCTTGGTTCTGGTTATACAGGTGTAGCATCGATTGCCAATACTCCTATATCATCAACTTCTTCTTCGGATGGAGTTCCAGCTGGAGACTTAATAGGATATGATGTAAACAGAAATGCAGAAGTTGTGGCTACATTTACAAACGGTAAGCAAGTTTCAATTGCACAGATTGCAGTTTTTCACTTTCGTAATAATCAAGGATTAGAGCGTGTAAGTGGTGCTAACTTTAAGGCAACAACAAATTCTGGTGAGCCATTTTTTATGCAAAATGCACAAGGTGAAAATATTATCGGTGCGCAACTTGCAACATACAGATTAGAAAACTCAAATGTTGCACTTGAAGAGTCTTTAACTCAACTTATTATCTTACAACGCTCATTCGATGCAAACTCAAAATCGATAACTACAGCTGATCAAATGATCCAAAAAGCTTTAAATATGAGTGCATAA
- a CDS encoding argininosuccinate synthase domain-containing protein, whose protein sequence is MKAIALFSGGLDSTLAMKLIIDQGIDVVAVNISTGFGSTKDRREHMENMCKQVGAELKIVNIEDEYLQDVLFSPKHGYGKNFNPCIDCHAKMFAVAKRIMEAEGASFLISGEVMGQRPMSQNKDALQTVVQDGDVEGLLLRPMSAKAMKPTIAEENGWVDREKLEGIVGRSRDRQLELAKEIGLEDFESPGGGCLLTDENFGKKMFDYMDHEKDFEVKDIPVMKFGRHLRLPNGAKLVVGRNQDENTFLQDIDNDKYFHLRTIGIPGPHGLLSKSACEEDKTLAANIMLTYTKAKPEDTYIISFDDVEQNASALESREEANKYNIL, encoded by the coding sequence ATGAAAGCAATAGCTCTTTTCTCAGGTGGATTAGACTCCACACTAGCAATGAAACTTATAATTGATCAAGGCATAGACGTAGTAGCTGTAAATATATCTACAGGTTTTGGTAGTACTAAAGACAGACGTGAACATATGGAAAACATGTGTAAACAAGTTGGTGCAGAGTTAAAGATAGTAAATATTGAAGATGAATACTTACAAGACGTACTTTTCTCACCAAAACACGGTTATGGGAAGAACTTTAACCCATGTATTGACTGTCATGCAAAGATGTTTGCTGTTGCTAAGAGAATTATGGAAGCTGAAGGTGCAAGCTTTTTAATAAGCGGTGAAGTTATGGGTCAGCGCCCAATGAGTCAAAACAAAGATGCACTTCAAACTGTTGTACAAGACGGTGATGTAGAAGGACTTTTACTTCGTCCAATGTCTGCAAAAGCAATGAAACCTACAATTGCAGAGGAAAATGGCTGGGTAGACAGAGAAAAGCTTGAAGGCATAGTAGGACGCAGTCGTGACAGACAGTTAGAGCTTGCAAAAGAGATCGGTTTAGAAGATTTTGAATCTCCAGGCGGTGGATGTCTTTTAACAGATGAGAACTTTGGTAAAAAGATGTTTGACTATATGGATCATGAGAAGGATTTTGAAGTAAAAGATATTCCTGTTATGAAATTTGGTCGTCATCTTAGACTACCAAATGGTGCAAAACTTGTAGTTGGACGCAACCAGGATGAGAATACATTTTTACAAGATATTGATAATGACAAATACTTCCATTTAAGAACTATTGGAATTCCTGGACCTCATGGGCTTTTAAGTAAAAGTGCATGTGAAGAAGATAAAACTCTAGCAGCAAATATAATGCTTACATACACAAAAGCAAAGCCGGAAGATACTTATATTATATCTTTTGATGATGTTGAGCAAAATGCATCAGCACTAGAGAGTAGAGAAGAAGCTAATAAGTATAATATTTTGTAA
- a CDS encoding flagellar hook capping FlgD N-terminal domain-containing protein — translation MAINAYGDNLATNGVVGTSTASAADKTVLGKDDFMKLLLVQLQYQDPTEPMDSEKILTQTSQLAALESSENTNKALESLSSSMANTQEFSTIAAIGKRADLGTDGITHDEGSITSFEIYFPEDIKSGTVDITDLDGNTIASIPIEMPTDANGDPLDQRDAGVYQFDWDGKNVLGNNAESGIYRVNSTYYSPDGTKQETRLGAYPIESVRFEDGKALVKLGSNYVPLDQVVEVY, via the coding sequence ATGGCAATTAATGCATATGGGGACAATTTAGCTACAAATGGTGTAGTTGGCACAAGCACAGCTTCTGCTGCTGATAAAACAGTTTTAGGTAAAGATGATTTTATGAAGCTGCTTTTAGTACAGCTTCAATATCAAGATCCTACTGAACCTATGGATAGTGAAAAGATTTTAACTCAAACTTCACAATTAGCTGCTTTGGAATCTTCTGAAAATACAAATAAAGCTTTAGAGAGTCTATCTAGTTCTATGGCTAATACACAAGAGTTCTCAACAATTGCTGCAATTGGTAAAAGAGCCGATCTTGGTACTGATGGTATTACACACGATGAGGGTTCTATTACATCTTTTGAGATCTATTTTCCAGAAGATATTAAAAGTGGTACGGTTGATATTACAGATTTAGACGGAAATACAATAGCATCTATTCCTATAGAGATGCCGACAGATGCAAACGGTGATCCATTAGATCAAAGAGATGCCGGTGTTTATCAGTTTGACTGGGACGGTAAAAATGTTTTAGGCAATAATGCAGAGAGTGGTATATATAGAGTTAATTCAACATATTACTCTCCAGATGGTACAAAACAAGAAACAAGACTGGGTGCATATCCTATTGAATCTGTAAGATTTGAAGATGGTAAAGCACTTGTTAAACTTGGTTCAAATTATGTTCCACTTGACCAAGTAGTGGAAGTATACTAA